From a single Streptomyces liliifuscus genomic region:
- a CDS encoding APC family permease has product MATTEHPPPSRLRAWMLEGLSDMGKGRQAARPAEPKPVHKGQRWWRVMCLTGVDYFSTLGYQPGIAALAAGLLSPVATIVLVVVTLAGALPVYRRVAEESPHGEGSIAMLERLLTFWKGKLFVLTLLGFAATDFLITITLSAADASTHLVENPHLTDALHDKQVLITLVLIALLGAVFLKGFLEAIGVAVALVGLYLALNVVVVVTGLWHVATEGHVISDWSTALTAEHGNVFAMVGVALLVFPKLALGLSGFETGVAVMPHVEGDPGDTEENPKGRIRGTKKLLTTAALIMSVFLIATSFITTLLIPEKEFESGGEANGRALAYLSHEYLGNAFGTVYDVSTIAILWFAGASAMAGLLNLMPRYLPRYGMAPHWARAVRPMVIVFTLIGFLVTWIFDADVDAQGGAYATGVLVLISSAAIAVTIAARKAGQRNWTIAFAVISAVFLYVTVANVIERPDGVKIGACFIAGIILVSLLSRLARAFELRVTSVTMDDMAQRFVRDIASRRIRFIANEPDNRDLTEYREKIEQIRADNDVPAQEDFVFVEVTVLDPSEFEAGLTVRGEVLHGRYRVLTLESSSVPNALAALVLHVRDTTGCIPHIYFEWTEGNPFTNFLRFFLFGQGEVAPVTREVLREAEPDRARRPRVHVG; this is encoded by the coding sequence ATGGCCACCACCGAACACCCTCCTCCCAGTCGCCTGCGCGCCTGGATGCTGGAGGGGCTGTCCGACATGGGCAAGGGTCGGCAGGCGGCTCGGCCGGCCGAGCCGAAGCCAGTGCACAAGGGACAGCGCTGGTGGCGGGTGATGTGCCTGACCGGTGTCGACTACTTCTCCACGCTCGGCTACCAGCCGGGCATCGCCGCTCTCGCCGCCGGACTGCTGTCACCCGTGGCCACGATCGTGCTGGTCGTCGTCACACTGGCGGGCGCACTGCCGGTGTACCGGCGGGTGGCCGAGGAGAGCCCTCACGGCGAGGGCTCGATCGCCATGCTGGAGCGGCTGCTGACCTTCTGGAAGGGCAAGCTGTTCGTCCTGACCCTGCTCGGTTTCGCCGCGACCGACTTCCTGATCACCATCACCCTGTCGGCCGCCGACGCCTCCACCCACCTGGTGGAGAACCCCCATCTCACCGACGCGCTGCACGACAAGCAGGTGCTGATCACGCTGGTGCTCATCGCCCTTCTCGGCGCGGTGTTCCTCAAGGGCTTCCTGGAGGCGATCGGTGTCGCCGTGGCGCTGGTGGGCCTCTATCTGGCGCTCAACGTCGTGGTCGTGGTGACCGGGCTCTGGCACGTGGCCACCGAGGGGCATGTGATCAGCGACTGGTCCACCGCCCTGACCGCCGAGCACGGAAACGTTTTTGCAATGGTGGGGGTCGCGCTGCTGGTCTTCCCGAAGCTGGCGCTCGGACTGTCCGGCTTCGAGACCGGCGTGGCGGTCATGCCGCACGTGGAGGGCGACCCGGGCGACACAGAGGAGAACCCCAAGGGCCGTATCCGTGGCACGAAGAAGCTGCTGACCACGGCCGCGCTCATCATGAGCGTGTTCCTGATCGCGACGAGCTTCATCACCACGCTGCTCATACCGGAGAAGGAGTTCGAGTCGGGCGGCGAGGCCAACGGCCGCGCGCTCGCCTATCTTTCGCACGAGTACCTGGGCAACGCCTTCGGCACGGTCTACGACGTGTCCACCATCGCCATCCTCTGGTTCGCCGGCGCCTCGGCCATGGCCGGGCTGCTCAACCTGATGCCCCGCTACCTGCCCCGCTACGGCATGGCCCCGCACTGGGCACGCGCCGTCCGCCCGATGGTGATCGTCTTCACGCTGATCGGTTTCCTGGTCACCTGGATCTTCGACGCGGACGTCGACGCGCAGGGCGGCGCGTACGCGACCGGTGTCCTCGTCCTCATCAGCTCCGCCGCGATCGCGGTGACCATCGCCGCCCGCAAGGCCGGTCAGCGCAACTGGACCATCGCCTTCGCCGTGATCTCGGCGGTCTTCCTCTACGTCACCGTCGCGAACGTCATCGAGCGCCCGGACGGCGTGAAGATCGGCGCCTGCTTCATCGCGGGCATCATCCTCGTCTCCCTCCTCTCGCGGCTCGCCCGTGCCTTCGAACTCCGCGTCACCAGCGTGACCATGGACGACATGGCCCAGCGGTTCGTACGGGACATCGCCAGCCGCCGGATCCGGTTCATCGCCAACGAACCCGACAACCGCGACCTCACCGAGTACCGCGAGAAGATCGAGCAGATCCGCGCGGACAACGACGTCCCCGCCCAGGAGGACTTCGTCTTCGTCGAGGTCACGGTCCTGGACCCGTCGGAGTTCGAGGCGGGCCTGACCGTACGCGGCGAGGTCCTGCACGGCCGCTACCGTGTCCTCACCCTGGAGTCGTCCTCCGTCCCCAACGCCCTGGCGGCCCTCGTCCTGCACGTGCGCGACACCACCGGCTGCATCCCGCACATCTACTTCGAGTGGACCGAGGGCAACCCCTTCACCAACTTCCTCCGCTTCTTCCTCTTCGGCCAGGGCGAGGTCGCCCCCGTCACCCGGGAGGTCCTCCGCGAGGCGGAACCGGACCGGGCACGACGGCCGCGGGTGCACGTCGGCTGA
- a CDS encoding SDR family NAD(P)-dependent oxidoreductase translates to MDYTRTTDTSAAPAALGLLDGKVAFITGAGRGIGAAAARLFAREGARVLLAARTEAQLKAVTEEIRAAGGIADHVVCDLADAAGVRAAVDRAVDLYGRLDIAFNNAGTFVPPGPMDQVTEADFDHVYAVNLRGPWVAMVAEVAAIRATAGTGAIVNNSSVGSLMGNPELPAYGAMKRAVNSLTESAAITYGPEGIRVNAIAPGNTLTEMIRTWESESPGLQERLQAHTPLRRAADPDEIAQAAAWLLSDRSSFVTGTVLRVDGGARA, encoded by the coding sequence ATGGACTACACACGAACCACCGACACATCCGCCGCCCCCGCCGCCCTCGGCCTGCTGGACGGCAAGGTCGCGTTCATCACCGGCGCCGGTCGCGGAATCGGCGCGGCCGCGGCACGGCTCTTCGCCCGGGAGGGCGCCCGGGTACTGCTCGCGGCCCGGACGGAGGCCCAGCTGAAGGCGGTGACCGAGGAGATCCGGGCGGCGGGCGGCATCGCCGACCACGTGGTGTGCGACCTGGCCGACGCGGCCGGCGTACGCGCCGCCGTGGACCGCGCCGTGGACCTGTACGGCCGTCTCGACATCGCCTTCAACAACGCCGGTACGTTCGTGCCGCCGGGCCCGATGGACCAGGTGACCGAGGCCGACTTCGACCACGTCTACGCCGTGAACCTCAGGGGCCCGTGGGTGGCCATGGTCGCCGAGGTCGCCGCCATCCGGGCCACCGCCGGGACGGGGGCCATCGTCAACAACTCGTCCGTCGGCAGCCTGATGGGCAACCCCGAACTGCCCGCGTACGGTGCGATGAAGCGTGCGGTCAACAGCCTCACCGAGTCGGCCGCCATCACGTACGGCCCGGAAGGCATCCGCGTCAACGCCATCGCCCCCGGCAACACGCTGACCGAGATGATCCGTACCTGGGAGTCGGAATCACCCGGTCTCCAGGAGCGACTCCAGGCGCACACGCCGCTGCGCCGCGCGGCCGACCCGGACGAGATCGCCCAGGCCGCCGCCTGGCTGCTCAGCGACCGCTCCTCGTTCGTGACCGGCACGGTCCTGCGGGTCGACGGAGGCGCACGAGCCTGA
- a CDS encoding LysR family transcriptional regulator produces the protein MDVELRQLRCLVAIVDEGSFTDAAIALGVSQAAVSRTLASLERALGVRLLRRTSREVAPTPAGLRVVAHARRVLGEVADLVQEARSGHTRLRIGYAWSALGRHTSAFQRRWAKAHPESDLRLVRVNSATAGLAEGACDLAVVRRPLEEDRRFDSAIVGLERRLCALAADDPLARRRSVRLADLSGRTLLIDRRTGTTTAELWPPDARPATEETSDVDDWLTVISSGRCIGLTAESTAHQYPRPGIVYRPVRDAEPIAVRLAWWRDDPHPATQAAIELLTALYRNG, from the coding sequence ATGGATGTGGAGCTACGGCAGTTGCGCTGTCTCGTCGCGATCGTCGACGAGGGCAGCTTCACCGACGCGGCCATCGCGCTCGGCGTTTCCCAGGCGGCCGTTTCCCGGACCCTGGCGTCGCTCGAACGCGCCCTGGGCGTACGGCTGTTGCGCCGGACTTCGCGCGAGGTGGCGCCGACCCCGGCGGGACTACGAGTCGTGGCGCACGCCCGGCGGGTGCTCGGGGAGGTGGCCGATCTGGTCCAGGAGGCCAGGTCGGGTCATACGCGTCTGCGGATCGGGTACGCCTGGTCGGCGCTCGGCCGCCACACGTCGGCCTTCCAGCGCCGCTGGGCCAAGGCGCATCCCGAGTCGGACCTGCGGCTGGTCCGTGTCAACTCCGCCACCGCCGGTCTGGCGGAAGGCGCCTGCGATCTCGCGGTCGTGCGCAGGCCGTTGGAGGAGGACCGGCGGTTCGACTCCGCCATCGTCGGCCTTGAGCGGCGCCTGTGCGCCCTGGCCGCCGACGATCCCCTGGCCCGGCGCCGCTCGGTCCGGCTCGCGGACCTCAGCGGCCGCACGCTGCTGATCGACCGCCGGACCGGCACCACGACCGCAGAGCTCTGGCCGCCGGACGCCCGCCCGGCGACGGAGGAGACGTCCGACGTCGACGACTGGCTCACCGTGATCTCCAGCGGCCGCTGCATCGGTCTGACGGCGGAGTCGACCGCCCACCAGTACCCCAGGCCCGGCATCGTGTACCGGCCGGTCCGCGACGCCGAACCCATCGCCGTACGTCTCGCCTGGTGGCGGGACGACCCGCACCCCGCCACCCAGGCGGCGATCGAGCTGCTCACGGCCCTGTACCGCAACGGCTGA
- a CDS encoding NAD(P)-dependent oxidoreductase has protein sequence MNLTVLAASGRTGIALTRQALRRGHTVTAVARDPEKIALPDSPNLRKVAGDVNDAARIAAVVDGDSVVLSALGTDRAGTLLTGARALVAAGPRRVIWLGAYGTGKSAEAAGEGAGVLAKVLGDRLPDKVEADNTVLAAGGTVFHAGMLADGPESPRRRTVGLEAAPPFDLGAKVSRETVAAAMLDEAEAPGFPGAVALPLEE, from the coding sequence ATGAACCTCACCGTCCTCGCGGCCTCCGGTCGGACCGGAATCGCCCTCACTCGACAGGCGCTGCGACGGGGTCACACCGTGACCGCCGTCGCGCGTGATCCCGAGAAGATCGCCCTGCCCGATTCCCCGAACCTGCGCAAGGTCGCGGGCGACGTGAACGACGCGGCCCGTATCGCCGCCGTCGTGGACGGGGATTCCGTGGTCCTCTCCGCGCTCGGCACGGACCGGGCCGGGACTCTTCTGACCGGCGCCCGGGCCCTTGTCGCCGCCGGACCTCGGCGCGTCATCTGGCTCGGTGCCTACGGCACGGGCAAGTCGGCCGAAGCGGCGGGGGAAGGGGCGGGCGTGCTCGCCAAGGTGCTGGGCGACCGGCTCCCGGACAAGGTCGAGGCCGACAACACCGTTCTCGCGGCCGGGGGCACCGTCTTCCACGCCGGGATGCTCGCCGACGGGCCGGAAAGCCCCCGTCGACGCACGGTCGGCCTGGAGGCCGCGCCCCCCTTCGACCTTGGTGCGAAGGTCAGCCGGGAAACCGTCGCCGCGGCGATGCTCGACGAAGCCGAGGCTCCTGGCTTTCCGGGTGCCGTGGCCCTGCCACTGGAGGAGTAG
- a CDS encoding LysR family transcriptional regulator produces the protein MQLDLNLLTVLDALLEEGSVMGAAERLHLSSPAVSRTLGRLRTVTGDDILVRTGHSMAPTPYAVSVREDVHRLVRQAHEVLSPIRELDPAEMDRTFTIQCHDAVAASLVPVLVGRIQRLAPGVQLRVLAENSVDTDDLRRGRVDLELGGGGPDLPEFRSEPLGDDRLVVAMRADHPCATGLDLASYAAQPHVVISRRGRLTAPIDDALAAQGLRRRVVAAVATVSTALQIAARGDTLVTCTAILGRPLIEAFGLVARPLPIESPAATINCNWHQRYDSDPAHAWLREQVRASIEEITAG, from the coding sequence ATGCAACTGGACTTGAACCTGCTGACCGTGCTGGACGCCTTGCTCGAAGAGGGCAGCGTGATGGGTGCGGCCGAGCGGCTGCACCTGTCCTCGCCCGCGGTGAGCCGCACCCTCGGCCGGCTTCGCACCGTCACCGGGGACGACATCCTGGTGCGCACAGGCCACTCGATGGCCCCCACCCCGTACGCGGTGTCGGTGCGGGAGGACGTCCACCGGCTGGTCAGGCAGGCGCACGAGGTGCTCTCGCCGATCCGTGAGCTGGACCCGGCCGAGATGGATCGCACCTTCACGATCCAGTGTCACGACGCGGTGGCCGCGTCACTGGTACCGGTACTGGTCGGGAGGATCCAGCGACTGGCTCCCGGGGTGCAGTTGCGGGTGCTGGCGGAGAACTCCGTCGACACCGACGACCTGCGACGCGGCCGCGTCGATCTGGAACTCGGTGGCGGTGGGCCCGATCTGCCCGAGTTCCGGTCCGAGCCGCTCGGCGACGATCGGCTCGTCGTGGCGATGCGCGCGGACCACCCCTGCGCCACCGGACTCGACCTGGCCTCCTACGCGGCGCAGCCGCATGTGGTGATCTCCCGGCGCGGCCGCCTCACCGCGCCGATCGACGACGCGCTGGCCGCCCAAGGCCTGCGGCGCCGGGTGGTCGCGGCGGTGGCGACGGTGTCCACCGCCCTGCAGATCGCCGCCCGCGGCGACACACTGGTCACCTGCACGGCGATCCTCGGCCGCCCGCTCATCGAGGCGTTCGGGCTCGTCGCCCGGCCGCTGCCGATCGAGTCCCCGGCGGCGACGATCAACTGCAACTGGCACCAGCGCTACGATTCCGACCCCGCGCACGCCTGGCTCCGCGAGCAGGTCCGGGCGTCGATCGAGGAGATCACCGCAGGCTGA
- a CDS encoding inositol monophosphatase family protein, producing the protein MTQSQELLAATVAAVRHAGARMMARYSTESRQPGLPELLANLQANDAVVVDTLRPALTEALPSAGWLNDEHGSGPLAAGEWWLIDPVGGNVNAVHGMPDWNIGVSLVRDGRPVLAVVHFPVLDEMFTATEGGGAFLNGARLRVSVKTSLDGALAGTGQAQPGHDPELAQRMGSAFTAMTNSALHVRISVPVTQQLAQVAAGRMDLHWQFDNVRSHAAGVLLVQEAGGVVTGMEGKPWELAGESYLAAAPGVHAAALEVLNS; encoded by the coding sequence ATGACCCAGAGCCAGGAACTGCTCGCCGCCACCGTCGCCGCCGTCCGCCACGCCGGCGCCCGGATGATGGCGCGCTATTCCACCGAGTCCCGTCAGCCCGGGCTCCCCGAACTGCTCGCGAATTTGCAGGCCAATGACGCGGTCGTCGTGGACACGTTGCGCCCGGCGTTGACCGAGGCACTGCCGAGCGCGGGCTGGCTCAACGACGAACACGGATCGGGACCGCTTGCCGCGGGTGAGTGGTGGCTCATCGACCCGGTCGGTGGCAACGTCAACGCCGTGCACGGCATGCCCGACTGGAACATCGGCGTGAGCCTCGTCCGTGACGGCCGCCCGGTGCTGGCGGTGGTCCACTTCCCGGTCCTCGACGAGATGTTCACCGCGACCGAGGGCGGCGGGGCGTTCCTCAACGGCGCACGGCTGCGGGTTTCGGTCAAGACGTCGCTGGACGGAGCACTGGCCGGGACCGGCCAGGCCCAGCCGGGTCACGACCCCGAACTCGCGCAGCGGATGGGCTCCGCCTTCACCGCGATGACGAACTCCGCCCTCCATGTACGGATCTCCGTACCGGTGACCCAGCAGCTCGCCCAGGTCGCCGCGGGCCGGATGGACCTGCACTGGCAGTTCGACAACGTCCGGTCCCACGCGGCCGGTGTGCTGCTGGTCCAGGAGGCCGGCGGCGTCGTGACCGGCATGGAGGGCAAACCGTGGGAACTGGCCGGCGAGAGCTACCTCGCCGCCGCGCCGGGTGTGCACGCCGCCGCACTGGAAGTGCTCAACTCCTGA
- a CDS encoding serine/threonine-protein kinase, translated as MTKPSTGDFDATSGGVGDRVGRYRLLRTLGAGGMGRVCLARSEGGRTVAVKLIKPELAAEPEFRERFRLEVAAARRVSDRWTAPVLDADTEAETPWVATGYIAGPSLEHIVSPRGHGPLPAPSVRTLAHGLASALLDIHGAGLVHRDLKPSNVLITIDGPRVIDFGIARALDAVPGSTPTSSGVLVGSPRFMSPEQLRDEPVGPAADVFCMGTVLAYAATGQTPFGGGGSGGVHAVMFRIAQEEPDLTGIEEPVRGLIADCLAKDPAARPTPQEVVERMRPVATGASSPPWLPAQIIAELGRSAVQLLDTDTPPHASAMAAPAATAFVPSPASAAPAPSSATASAASLVTWEEPPASEQSERSEWGTQVVPKPEHGRTESTPSPRPRPTGRGRRVALALAATAVVAGAAFAASTAGLPLPYGSSESDSVSGSDDDGGVTSDVPKEFVGIWAGEVERDGKPTDQFRRFVVSSGQVGEVVATSISLGKEYECKSDGKLAAKPSGGGTSLRLDTKVVSSVPSGSCSALGEHVLSRADGNTLRWEAAGRTAELHRIDGPEELPEELLGTWQRPLANGGTQRMTVERTPVGSPAATLVSDGGGEHCEADMNLVSVGDTGGPARFAPPAIDRSASSGPCLRGGSSTLRTEGDTLVRELADGRRLTYTRA; from the coding sequence ATGACGAAGCCGTCGACAGGCGACTTCGATGCCACCTCCGGTGGGGTTGGCGACAGAGTCGGCCGGTACCGGCTGCTCAGAACCCTCGGCGCGGGCGGCATGGGCCGGGTCTGTCTGGCGCGTTCGGAGGGCGGGCGCACGGTCGCGGTCAAGCTCATCAAGCCGGAGCTGGCCGCCGAACCCGAGTTCCGCGAGCGCTTCCGGCTGGAGGTGGCGGCGGCGCGCAGGGTGAGCGACCGCTGGACGGCGCCGGTCCTCGACGCGGACACCGAGGCCGAAACGCCATGGGTGGCCACCGGTTACATCGCGGGTCCCTCGCTAGAACACATCGTCTCGCCCCGCGGACACGGCCCCCTCCCCGCCCCTTCCGTACGCACCCTCGCCCATGGACTCGCCAGCGCCCTGCTCGACATTCACGGCGCTGGGCTGGTCCACCGGGACCTCAAGCCCTCCAACGTCCTGATCACCATCGACGGCCCCCGGGTCATCGACTTCGGCATCGCGCGAGCGCTGGACGCGGTACCGGGATCGACCCCGACCAGCTCGGGCGTACTGGTCGGCTCGCCCCGTTTCATGTCGCCCGAGCAGCTCAGGGACGAGCCGGTGGGCCCGGCCGCCGATGTCTTCTGCATGGGCACGGTACTGGCGTACGCGGCGACCGGGCAGACGCCGTTCGGCGGTGGCGGTTCCGGCGGGGTCCACGCCGTGATGTTCCGTATCGCGCAGGAGGAGCCGGACCTGACGGGGATCGAGGAGCCGGTACGGGGACTGATCGCCGACTGCCTCGCCAAGGACCCGGCGGCCAGGCCGACTCCGCAGGAGGTGGTCGAACGGATGCGACCGGTGGCGACCGGCGCCTCGTCGCCGCCGTGGCTGCCCGCCCAGATCATCGCCGAACTGGGGCGCAGTGCCGTCCAGTTGCTCGACACTGATACACCGCCGCACGCGAGCGCGATGGCGGCGCCGGCAGCGACCGCCTTCGTACCGTCGCCCGCGTCGGCCGCGCCCGCGCCTTCGTCCGCGACTGCGTCCGCCGCCTCGCTCGTGACCTGGGAGGAACCGCCCGCGTCGGAACAGTCGGAACGGTCGGAGTGGGGAACCCAGGTAGTGCCCAAGCCGGAGCACGGGCGCACGGAGTCAACTCCTTCGCCGCGCCCTCGCCCGACGGGCAGGGGCCGACGGGTCGCGCTCGCGCTGGCGGCCACCGCCGTGGTGGCAGGAGCCGCGTTCGCCGCGTCGACCGCCGGTCTGCCGCTGCCGTACGGGAGTTCGGAATCCGACTCCGTCTCAGGCTCCGATGACGACGGCGGCGTGACATCCGATGTGCCCAAGGAGTTCGTGGGCATCTGGGCGGGCGAGGTCGAGCGGGACGGGAAGCCCACCGATCAGTTCCGCCGGTTCGTCGTCTCGTCGGGGCAGGTGGGCGAGGTCGTCGCCACCAGCATCAGCCTCGGCAAGGAGTACGAGTGCAAGAGCGACGGCAAGCTCGCCGCCAAGCCGTCCGGCGGCGGTACGTCGCTACGGCTGGACACCAAGGTCGTCAGCAGCGTCCCCTCGGGCTCGTGCTCGGCCCTGGGCGAGCACGTCCTCTCCCGGGCCGACGGGAACACCCTCCGCTGGGAAGCCGCGGGGCGCACCGCCGAACTGCACAGGATCGACGGCCCGGAGGAGCTGCCCGAAGAACTTCTCGGCACCTGGCAGCGCCCACTGGCCAACGGTGGCACGCAGCGCATGACCGTCGAGCGGACGCCGGTGGGCAGCCCGGCCGCCACGCTGGTCTCGGACGGCGGCGGCGAGCACTGCGAGGCCGACATGAACCTGGTCTCCGTGGGGGACACCGGCGGACCTGCGCGCTTCGCACCACCGGCGATCGACCGGAGCGCGTCCTCCGGCCCCTGCCTTCGCGGCGGCTCCTCCACGTTGCGCACCGAGGGCGACACACTCGTACGCGAACTGGCCGACGGGCGACGGCTCACGTATACGCGGGCCTGA
- a CDS encoding EamA family transporter, whose amino-acid sequence MRATPAPGTTASVRPTVTPRRAVSPRRAAPDLPDPGPGPTPTGRSQRLAGVATMIGSGLSTQTGAAIGSLAFPVLGPVGVVAVRQYVAAVALLAVGRPRLRTFTWWQWRPVLLLALVFGTMNLSLYSAIDRIGLGLAVTLEFLGPLAIALCAARRRVDICAAVVAAAGVVTLMRPQPSTDYAGMALGLLAAACWASYILLNRTVGQRVPGAQGSAAASGLSALMFLPVGVVLVLRHPPTAEAVGYAVAAGVLSSAVPYLADMFTLRRVPAQAFGLFMSVNPVLAAVVGWIGLGQNLGWTEWASIGAIVAANSLSIVTRRT is encoded by the coding sequence ATGCGAGCCACACCGGCACCGGGCACCACCGCCTCCGTACGCCCCACAGTCACGCCGCGCCGCGCGGTATCCCCGCGCCGGGCGGCCCCGGATCTCCCGGACCCGGGGCCGGGCCCGACGCCGACCGGACGTTCACAGCGGCTCGCCGGTGTGGCCACGATGATCGGCAGCGGCCTGTCCACCCAGACCGGCGCCGCGATCGGGTCCCTCGCCTTCCCCGTGCTCGGTCCTGTCGGGGTCGTCGCGGTCCGCCAGTACGTCGCCGCGGTCGCCCTGCTGGCCGTCGGCCGGCCGCGGCTGCGGACCTTCACCTGGTGGCAGTGGCGGCCGGTGCTGCTGCTTGCCCTGGTCTTCGGGACGATGAACCTGTCCCTGTACAGCGCGATCGACCGCATCGGCCTTGGACTGGCGGTGACCTTGGAGTTCCTGGGCCCGCTCGCCATCGCCCTCTGCGCCGCGCGCCGCCGCGTGGACATCTGCGCCGCGGTCGTCGCCGCCGCGGGCGTGGTGACGCTGATGCGCCCCCAGCCCTCGACCGACTACGCGGGAATGGCCCTGGGCCTGCTCGCCGCCGCCTGCTGGGCGTCGTACATCCTCCTCAACCGCACCGTCGGCCAACGCGTCCCCGGTGCGCAGGGTTCGGCCGCCGCGTCGGGACTCTCCGCCCTGATGTTCCTACCGGTCGGCGTCGTCCTGGTGCTCCGGCACCCGCCGACCGCCGAGGCCGTCGGCTACGCCGTCGCCGCCGGGGTGCTCTCCTCGGCTGTGCCGTACCTCGCGGACATGTTCACCCTGCGCCGCGTACCCGCCCAGGCCTTCGGGCTGTTCATGAGCGTCAACCCCGTCCTCGCCGCCGTGGTCGGCTGGATCGGCCTCGGCCAGAACCTGGGCTGGACGGAGTGGGCGAGCATCGGGGCCATCGTCGCCGCCAACTCCCTCAGCATCGTCACGCGCCGCACCTGA
- a CDS encoding helix-turn-helix transcriptional regulator, with protein sequence MDRRELAAFLRSRRERIIPADVGLPAGPRRRTPGLRREEVAQLAFISTEYYTRLEQARGPRPSREVLAGLARALRLSDAERDHLHHLAGAPPGPPPGPSREVRQSILDLLGRLPQAAAIVTSATFEVIAWNDLAAALMEDFSALPRRDRNLVRRVFLGPHPQGRRLYGVSDADAFARNATQRLRATAARYPEDPEVTGLVSELLAGSEEFTRLWASHDVSAEPTLCKTFQHPLVGPVTVNCDALDITDRDQQVVIYTAASGSRSEEALRLLSVIGTQRMDAGR encoded by the coding sequence GTGGACAGACGAGAACTGGCGGCCTTCCTGCGCAGCAGGCGCGAGCGGATCATCCCCGCCGACGTGGGGCTGCCCGCCGGGCCGCGCCGCCGCACGCCGGGGCTGCGCCGCGAGGAGGTGGCGCAGCTGGCGTTCATCTCGACCGAGTACTACACGCGCCTGGAGCAGGCCCGCGGCCCGCGCCCGTCGCGTGAGGTACTGGCCGGGCTGGCCCGGGCCCTTCGCCTGTCGGACGCCGAGCGCGACCACCTCCACCACCTCGCAGGGGCTCCGCCCGGCCCGCCGCCCGGACCCTCGCGCGAGGTGCGGCAGAGCATCCTCGACCTGCTGGGCCGGCTGCCGCAGGCCGCCGCCATCGTGACGTCCGCGACGTTCGAGGTGATCGCCTGGAACGACCTGGCGGCCGCCCTCATGGAGGACTTCTCCGCCCTTCCGCGGCGCGACCGCAATCTCGTACGCCGTGTCTTCCTCGGGCCGCATCCGCAGGGGCGGCGGTTGTACGGAGTGTCGGACGCGGACGCCTTCGCCCGCAACGCGACGCAGCGGCTGCGCGCCACCGCCGCCCGCTATCCCGAGGACCCCGAGGTGACCGGGCTCGTCTCTGAACTCCTGGCCGGAAGCGAGGAGTTCACCCGGCTGTGGGCCTCCCACGACGTGAGCGCCGAGCCCACTCTGTGCAAGACCTTCCAGCACCCGCTGGTCGGCCCGGTCACCGTCAACTGCGACGCCCTCGACATCACCGACCGGGACCAGCAGGTCGTGATCTACACCGCCGCCTCCGGCTCACGGTCCGAGGAGGCGTTGCGACTGCTGTCGGTCATCGGCACGCAGCGAATGGACGCGGGCCGTTGA
- a CDS encoding GNAT family N-acetyltransferase produces the protein MDIDVQSFAVINLRRRPEATEVGGFIAGFDPSTTSPYVNYATPLPGARPSGRDVAALIDAFRERGLEPRLEFAPDGAPAVEAALRQAGFTTEAAHEYLVCTPATLTMPPAVGTTHPVSLVPPRVEAPRSDEEYASIDAALSEAFAGEFPASAEGAARLRRIEAGGGAVRFVRAPDGGCAGAASCSAPAVGTAELAGVGTRPAFRGQGIAAAVTAALSEAMFARGARSVWLEYGGEGSRRVYERVGYQPHGTRLYMTLER, from the coding sequence GTGGACATCGACGTCCAGAGCTTTGCCGTCATCAACCTCCGTCGCCGCCCCGAAGCGACTGAAGTCGGCGGTTTCATCGCGGGGTTCGACCCCTCGACCACCAGCCCCTACGTCAACTACGCGACGCCTCTGCCCGGCGCCCGCCCGAGCGGACGGGACGTCGCAGCCCTGATCGACGCATTCCGAGAACGCGGCCTCGAGCCACGCCTGGAGTTCGCTCCGGACGGCGCGCCCGCCGTGGAAGCGGCCCTTCGGCAGGCGGGGTTCACCACGGAGGCCGCGCACGAGTACCTGGTCTGTACTCCCGCCACCCTGACGATGCCGCCGGCCGTCGGCACGACCCACCCCGTGAGCCTCGTTCCGCCGCGGGTCGAAGCTCCGCGCTCGGACGAGGAGTACGCGTCGATCGATGCCGCACTGTCCGAGGCGTTCGCCGGGGAGTTCCCCGCGTCCGCGGAAGGCGCGGCCAGGCTGCGCCGGATCGAGGCGGGCGGCGGGGCCGTTCGCTTCGTGCGGGCCCCCGACGGTGGCTGCGCCGGTGCGGCCTCCTGCTCCGCGCCGGCCGTGGGCACGGCAGAGCTGGCGGGCGTGGGCACCCGGCCCGCCTTCCGGGGGCAGGGCATCGCCGCCGCTGTCACGGCGGCGCTCAGTGAGGCCATGTTCGCCCGCGGAGCACGCTCGGTCTGGCTGGAGTACGGGGGTGAGGGGTCCCGTCGCGTCTATGAACGCGTTGGCTACCAACCCCATGGCACCCGCCTGTACATGACGCTCGAACGATGA